From Geothermobacter ehrlichii, the proteins below share one genomic window:
- a CDS encoding NADH-quinone oxidoreductase subunit N, which produces MENLVQMALQNVNMAAIMPSLVLCCFGMLLLMINVFMPRGKTTPAALISLVGLAVTFVVSINAWNHPELGFAGHVALDNFATFFNIIFLIAAFLTVLMSDNYLHREGYPVGEFYPLILFTTAGGMWMASGTDLMTIFLGLEVLSISLYVLAGMFRGQLRSNEAGLKYFLLGAFSTGFLLYGTALLYGVAGTTNVADIGFYLSAHGKMLANPMTIAGMLLLAIGFLFKIAAVPFHMWTPDVYQGAPTPVTAFMSAGPKAAAFAALMRVFILGLGGLQADWTSLLWFLAVLTMFIGNVTAIYQTNLKRMLAYSSIAHAGYALVGLVAANAIGISGILFYMLAYTFMNLGAFAVLVLAGKQGEENLTLEGFSGFGYKRPFLGVAMTIFLFALMGLPPTAGFAGKFYIFAGAVKAGYIWLAILGVLNSAISLYYYLRVMVYMYFREPQEDYGWVNMNVGTVISIVLAIVGVLYLGVVPGKIMEMAKMALF; this is translated from the coding sequence ATGGAAAATCTGGTGCAAATGGCTCTGCAGAACGTCAACATGGCAGCGATCATGCCCTCGCTGGTCCTCTGCTGCTTTGGCATGCTTCTGCTGATGATCAACGTCTTCATGCCGCGGGGCAAGACCACCCCGGCTGCGCTGATCAGTCTCGTCGGCCTGGCGGTGACTTTCGTGGTGAGCATCAACGCCTGGAATCACCCGGAACTCGGTTTCGCCGGGCACGTGGCGCTCGACAATTTCGCCACCTTCTTCAACATCATCTTTCTCATCGCCGCCTTTCTCACGGTGCTGATGTCGGACAACTACCTGCATCGTGAAGGCTATCCGGTCGGTGAGTTCTACCCGCTGATTCTGTTCACGACCGCCGGCGGCATGTGGATGGCTTCAGGAACCGATCTGATGACCATCTTTCTCGGTCTCGAGGTTCTCTCGATCTCCCTCTATGTCCTGGCCGGCATGTTCCGCGGCCAGCTGCGGTCAAACGAGGCGGGTCTGAAGTACTTCCTGCTCGGCGCCTTTTCCACCGGGTTCCTGCTTTACGGCACCGCACTGCTCTACGGCGTCGCCGGCACCACCAACGTCGCCGACATCGGCTTCTACCTTTCGGCGCACGGCAAGATGCTGGCCAACCCGATGACCATTGCCGGCATGCTGCTGCTCGCCATCGGCTTTTTGTTCAAGATCGCGGCGGTTCCCTTCCACATGTGGACCCCCGACGTCTACCAGGGCGCTCCGACCCCGGTCACCGCATTCATGAGCGCCGGCCCCAAGGCCGCCGCCTTCGCCGCCCTGATGCGGGTCTTCATTCTTGGTCTGGGCGGACTGCAGGCCGACTGGACCAGCCTGCTCTGGTTCCTTGCCGTGCTCACCATGTTCATCGGCAACGTCACCGCCATCTACCAGACCAACCTGAAGCGGATGCTGGCCTACTCCTCCATCGCCCACGCTGGCTACGCCCTGGTCGGCCTGGTGGCCGCCAACGCGATCGGTATTTCCGGCATCCTCTTCTACATGCTGGCCTATACCTTCATGAACCTCGGCGCCTTCGCCGTGCTGGTACTGGCCGGCAAGCAGGGGGAAGAAAACCTGACCCTGGAAGGCTTCTCCGGCTTCGGTTACAAGCGGCCCTTCCTCGGCGTGGCGATGACCATCTTCCTCTTCGCCCTGATGGGCCTGCCGCCGACCGCCGGTTTCGCCGGCAAGTTCTACATCTTCGCAGGCGCCGTAAAGGCCGGTTACATCTGGCTGGCCATCCTCGGCGTGCTCAACTCGGCCATTTCCCTGTACTACTACCTGCGCGTCATGGTCTACATGTACTTCCGCGAGCCGCAGGAGGACTACGGCTGGGTCAATATGAACGTCGGTACCGTGATCTCCATCGTTCTGGCCATCGTCGGCGTGCTCTATCTCGGTGTCGTCCCTGGCAAGATCATGGAAATGGCGAAGATGGCTCTGTTCTGA